The genomic stretch GCCGAACATCACCATGGACGAGGTCGCGAGCCGGTCCCACTCGCTGCCCTGGGCCTTGTTCCAGATGGACTCGCCGTCTTCGGCGGGCGCGTTCGTGATGAAGTCGGCCATCTCGCGCAGGGCGGCTTGGGCGGCACGCGCGTAGTCGGGTCGGTACGAGACGGCGAGGAAGTCGGCAAGGGGCCGAGCCCAGGTGTGGAGGAGGTCTCCCTGGTCGGCGGGGAGTCCCAGCAGCAGGGCGATGGTGCGCGCGGAGATGTTGTCCGCGAGGTCCGGCATGGCGTCGTGCCGCGAGGAGCGACCGAACTTGTCCAGTTCCTCTTCGAGGATGACATGGATGGTCTCCTCGAGCCGGCGGATGCGCCGGGGGGAGAACATCGGCTGGATGGCACGCCGGGCCTCGGTGTGTTTCTCGCCGTCGAGGAGGACGAACCAACGGCGCATGGTCTCGATGAGGTGGGCGCACTCCCCGTGCATGTCCGCGGGAAGGTAGCTGAGGTTGACGGCGTCCAGGGTCTCGGACGACAGGTGCGGGTCCTGGAGCGCAGCCTGTACCTGGTCCCGGCCCCAGACGACCCAGCAGCCGAGGTCCTCGTAGTAGCGGACCGATGAGGTCGCTTCTTCGGTGGTCACGCGGGTTCCTTCTCCTGGCTGTCGGTGTCGGTGTCGGTGTCGGGCTCGGGCCGTGATGTGGTGGGCAGGTCTCGCTGGGAGCGCATGGGGCCGAGGGCGAGGACCAACCCGCAGGGGGCGAGAACGGCGGTCATGATCCACATGGCGGGCCGGGGGCCGAGTGCGTCGCCCAGGAAGCCGCCGATCAGTGCGCCGAGCGGGATGGTGCTGTGGTTGAGGACCATCGTGGTGGCAACGACACGGCCGAGGATGCGCGGTGGGCAGTAGGTCTGGCGGAAGGAGGCCAGGACGACGTTGCAGGTGACGATGCCGAAGCCGAGGACGAAGGTGCCGAGGGCGAAGAACGCCAGGCCTGCGCCTGATGTCGTGAGGGGGAGGAGCAGGGCGAAGGGCCCGGTGAGCAGCTGGGTGGCGAGCATGCCGCGGGCGGTGCCGAAGCGCCGCCCGACGGCGGGGGCGACGGAGGCTCCGGCGATGCCGCCGATGCTGCCGGCGGTGAGGAGCACGCCGACGGTCGCGGTGCTGACGCCGACGGTGCGTACGAGGAAGACGACTTGCACGGCCTGGTATCCCAGGAGCGCGAAGTTGACCAGCGCGCCATAGGTGACGATGGGGCGCAGGTAGCGGTCGCTGAACACGAAGCGCAGGCCTTCGGCGATCTGCCGGCTCAGGGGGATGGGTTGGTCGGGCTGTTCGGGCTTCGTCTCTCTGGCCTTGATACCGGCGAGGCAGAGTGCGGACAGGACGAAGGTGAGGGCGTCGAGGAGGAGGCCGGTGACGGCTCCGAAGACCTGGCTGATCAGACCGGCCAGACCTTTGCCGACCACGTCGGTGGCGGATTCGCTGGCGCTGATGCGGGCGTTGCCCTCCTGGAGGTCGGCCTCGGTGAGCACGGTCGGCAGGTAGCTGTGCACGGCGGTGCGGACGAAGACGGCTGCGATGCCGCAGATCAGCACCACAGCGAGGAGGTGGCTGAAGGTGAGCGCGTCGAGCCAGGCCGCGACCGGGACCGTGGCGTAGAGGACGGCGGAGAGGACGGCGCACGCGATGAGCAGGGGGCGGCGCCGCATCCGGTCCACCCAGGCTCCGGCGGGCAGTCCGACCAGGAGCCAGGGCAGCCAGACCGCGGCGCTGAGCACGCCCACCGCGGTGGCGCTGCTGCCGAGGGTGACGACGGCGATGAGGGGGACGGCCACCGTGGTGACGCTGTTGCCGATGCCGCGTACGGTCTCGCCGATCCACAGCAGCCTGAAGTCCCGCTGGCCGAGGACCCCCCGTTTTCTGCGCGTGCCGGTGTCGTCGTCGGCGTCGTCGGCGTTCTTCGTCTCCACGCTGATGACCTTCTGCTAGGGGCGGGTGACCGCGTCGGGGAAGGCGGGGTGCTCGTTGAGCCGGGACATGAGCGGGATGTCCCGGATGTCGTCGTGGGACAGGACCCACATGAGGAACCGCTCGATGCCCATGCCGAAACCGGAGGTGACCATGGGGAGGTCCTTGCGCATGCGGACGTACCAGGCGTACTCCTGCTCGTTGACGTCGTGCAGAGCCATCGACTTGCGCAGCAGTTCGATGTCCGAGTGGCGTTCGCCGCCTCCCACTGTCTCGCCGAGCCCGAAGAACAGGTCGGCGTTGCGGGCGGTGCGTCCGGCGTCGTCACCGAACGCCTGGTAGAAGGGCACGGACAGCAAGTCGAAGTGGTCGACCCAGACGAACTCGTCGACGCGCTGCATGAGCAATCGCTCGCCCTTGCGGGTGAGCGAGCGCCATGAACCCTCGTCGCGGACGCAGCCGTCCACGTCACCCACGATCCGCACGGCCTGGTCGAAGGTGATGCGTTCGAAGGGGGCGCCTCGGGCGGCCATGCGCTCGACGTGGGCGGTGGTGCCCCGGAGCCGGGCGATGCGGTCGCCGTGTTCGTCCAGGACCGCGGTGGCGAGCGCCTTCACATAGCCGTCGACGTAGCTGATCATGTCGTCGAGGCTGCCGGGGACCTCGGCCTCGCTGTGCGTGTACTGGTTGAGGTGGGTCTCGTCGGGGGTCTCGCCGCGGTATGAGGGCAGGATGCTGTAGCAGCCGCCCG from Streptomyces roseochromogenus subsp. oscitans DS 12.976 encodes the following:
- a CDS encoding cytochrome P450: MTTEEATSSVRYYEDLGCWVVWGRDQVQAALQDPHLSSETLDAVNLSYLPADMHGECAHLIETMRRWFVLLDGEKHTEARRAIQPMFSPRRIRRLEETIHVILEEELDKFGRSSRHDAMPDLADNISARTIALLLGLPADQGDLLHTWARPLADFLAVSYRPDYARAAQAALREMADFITNAPAEDGESIWNKAQGSEWDRLATSSMVMFGGLETTAGMIGLALWHMLGNNLTHTIAAATDDEPAKAVVERVLELYAPLGHVARLATQDTTLSGHAIAKDDVVLVSLTGRDLFDHSTPSTPLEQGTDQNRSDHIAFGFGMHYCVGAPLARLTVARLLTLFARRFPNATVSEVNWRVNKTFRGFDRLVLDLQAPAAAALPQR
- a CDS encoding amino acid--tRNA ligase-related protein, with protein sequence MLQQTQSLTLLKPPAVHSSNAPDAFVTVLRSPWYGLVADLYDVVERTTGHYARSKGLKNLPFPLTTRTVTCPNAFGSDSEPVPVTVLGVDTFLPDSMQFALEYGCRLSPGGCYSILPSYRGETPDETHLNQYTHSEAEVPGSLDDMISYVDGYVKALATAVLDEHGDRIARLRGTTAHVERMAARGAPFERITFDQAVRIVGDVDGCVRDEGSWRSLTRKGERLLMQRVDEFVWVDHFDLLSVPFYQAFGDDAGRTARNADLFFGLGETVGGGERHSDIELLRKSMALHDVNEQEYAWYVRMRKDLPMVTSGFGMGIERFLMWVLSHDDIRDIPLMSRLNEHPAFPDAVTRP
- a CDS encoding MFS transporter produces the protein METKNADDADDDTGTRRKRGVLGQRDFRLLWIGETVRGIGNSVTTVAVPLIAVVTLGSSATAVGVLSAAVWLPWLLVGLPAGAWVDRMRRRPLLIACAVLSAVLYATVPVAAWLDALTFSHLLAVVLICGIAAVFVRTAVHSYLPTVLTEADLQEGNARISASESATDVVGKGLAGLISQVFGAVTGLLLDALTFVLSALCLAGIKARETKPEQPDQPIPLSRQIAEGLRFVFSDRYLRPIVTYGALVNFALLGYQAVQVVFLVRTVGVSTATVGVLLTAGSIGGIAGASVAPAVGRRFGTARGMLATQLLTGPFALLLPLTTSGAGLAFFALGTFVLGFGIVTCNVVLASFRQTYCPPRILGRVVATTMVLNHSTIPLGALIGGFLGDALGPRPAMWIMTAVLAPCGLVLALGPMRSQRDLPTTSRPEPDTDTDTDSQEKEPA